From the Candidatus Zixiibacteriota bacterium genome, one window contains:
- a CDS encoding enoyl-CoA hydratase/isomerase family protein: MNLTTITYEKKDRQAQVTFNRPEIHNAFNGTVISEMTQVFEDIKADDDIRVVLLTGTGKSFCAGADLNWMRGVIKQTFDENLAESNALADLFYSIYTCKRPVIGRINGAAIGGGTGFVAVCDIAIAARSAVFSFSEVKIGVVPACIGPYVIRKMGEGKTRELFITGERMNGDRAHEVGLVNRVVDDDQLDDDVGKLIKWILSSGPEAVAMAKKLVSEVTAMSPEQFKPYTAEMIAHLRVSDEGQEGMDAFLNKRKPKWAQ; encoded by the coding sequence ATGAACTTGACTACGATTACATACGAAAAGAAAGACCGGCAAGCCCAGGTCACGTTTAACCGACCGGAGATTCACAACGCCTTTAACGGCACCGTTATCTCTGAAATGACCCAGGTGTTTGAGGACATCAAGGCTGATGATGACATTCGGGTTGTGCTTCTGACCGGAACCGGTAAGTCTTTCTGTGCCGGTGCCGATTTAAACTGGATGCGTGGTGTGATCAAACAGACCTTCGATGAAAACCTCGCCGAATCAAACGCCCTGGCTGACCTCTTCTACAGTATCTACACCTGCAAGCGTCCGGTAATCGGTCGGATCAACGGCGCGGCTATTGGTGGAGGGACCGGTTTTGTCGCGGTGTGCGATATTGCTATTGCCGCCCGGTCGGCGGTGTTTTCGTTCTCCGAGGTTAAGATTGGTGTCGTCCCGGCCTGTATCGGTCCCTATGTTATAAGGAAGATGGGCGAGGGAAAGACGCGTGAACTGTTTATCACCGGCGAACGCATGAACGGCGACCGCGCCCATGAGGTCGGGCTGGTTAATCGGGTCGTTGATGATGACCAGCTCGATGATGATGTGGGTAAACTCATCAAATGGATACTGTCTTCTGGACCCGAGGCGGTGGCGATGGCCAAGAAACTTGTCAGCGAAGTTACTGCTATGTCGCCGGAGCAGTTTAAACCGTACACGGCCGAGATGATCGCCCATTTACGAGTCTCCGACGAGGGTCAGGAGGGGATGGATGCATTTCTTAACAAACGCAAGCCGAAGTGGGCGCAATGA
- a CDS encoding methylcrotonoyl-CoA carboxylase, producing the protein MFRIETKISTSSEDFKLNYELNKKQHTEFKERLEKVKLGGPEKSRQRHLDRKKLLTRDRIAHLLDKNTPFLELSSLAAYDIYGNDAPAAGLITGIGSVHGREVMVIANDATVKGGSYYPITVRKHARAQRIAEDNHLPCIYLVDSGGVFLPRQSGVFPDKDNFGRIFFNQARMSAKGITQISVVMGSCTAGGAYLPAMSDETIMVRKQATIFIGGPPLVKAATGADVTAEDLGGADVHCRTSGVSDHYAQNDEHALKICRNIVENLNRSSKFPLDRGTPEDPYYDPDELYGVVSNDIRKPFDVREVIARIVDGSRFHEFKELYGATLVTGFARIMGYSVGILGNNGVLFSESSLKGAHFIELCTERKIPLLFLQNISGFIVGQKYEAGGIARDGAKLVHAVANADVPRFTIVVGGSYGAGNYAMCGRGYFPRIMWMWPNAKICVMGGEQAAGVLSSVKIRQLEKEGRKLTPEEIDEIRQPIIDKYEEESTPYYSGARLWDDGMLGFTETRQALALGISTSLNAEIPDQKYGVFRM; encoded by the coding sequence ATGTTCAGGATAGAAACGAAGATCAGCACTAGCTCTGAAGATTTCAAACTCAATTACGAACTCAACAAGAAGCAGCATACCGAATTCAAGGAACGCCTTGAAAAGGTCAAACTTGGTGGTCCGGAGAAATCCCGTCAACGTCACCTGGATCGCAAGAAGCTGCTCACTCGTGACCGTATAGCGCACCTGCTGGATAAGAACACGCCATTTCTGGAACTGAGTTCGCTGGCCGCCTATGATATTTACGGTAATGATGCACCAGCGGCGGGATTGATTACGGGCATCGGTTCAGTTCATGGCCGGGAAGTAATGGTCATTGCCAACGATGCGACTGTCAAGGGAGGTTCCTACTATCCGATAACAGTTCGGAAACACGCCCGCGCTCAGCGGATTGCCGAGGATAATCATCTGCCCTGCATCTATCTGGTCGACTCCGGAGGGGTATTTCTTCCCCGCCAGTCGGGAGTTTTTCCGGATAAGGACAATTTCGGACGTATTTTCTTCAACCAGGCACGCATGTCGGCCAAGGGAATTACTCAGATTTCGGTTGTTATGGGTTCCTGTACGGCAGGCGGAGCTTACTTGCCGGCCATGTCCGACGAGACGATCATGGTGCGCAAGCAGGCGACTATTTTCATTGGCGGTCCCCCTCTTGTGAAGGCGGCGACCGGGGCCGATGTGACGGCGGAGGATCTGGGTGGAGCTGATGTCCATTGTCGCACTTCAGGTGTGTCGGATCACTACGCCCAGAATGATGAACATGCGCTCAAGATCTGCCGGAATATCGTAGAGAACCTCAACCGCTCCTCTAAATTTCCCCTGGATCGGGGCACTCCAGAGGATCCATATTACGATCCGGACGAACTATACGGCGTGGTTTCGAACGATATCCGTAAACCATTTGATGTACGCGAAGTGATAGCCCGCATTGTAGACGGTTCTCGATTCCATGAATTCAAGGAGCTGTATGGCGCCACTCTGGTGACCGGTTTTGCCCGTATAATGGGTTATTCGGTTGGAATCCTTGGCAATAATGGTGTACTCTTCTCCGAGTCATCACTCAAGGGCGCCCATTTCATTGAGCTTTGTACAGAGCGTAAGATTCCACTTCTTTTCCTGCAGAACATCTCCGGGTTTATCGTTGGACAGAAATATGAAGCGGGGGGGATTGCGCGTGACGGCGCCAAACTAGTCCACGCCGTGGCTAACGCTGATGTACCCCGGTTCACGATCGTGGTTGGCGGTTCGTATGGAGCAGGCAATTACGCTATGTGTGGACGCGGTTATTTCCCGCGGATAATGTGGATGTGGCCCAACGCCAAGATTTGTGTTATGGGGGGGGAGCAAGCAGCGGGTGTGCTTTCGTCCGTGAAAATCAGGCAACTGGAGAAAGAAGGACGCAAGCTGACGCCTGAGGAGATTGATGAAATCCGCCAACCGATAATTGACAAGTACGAGGAAGAGTCAACACCGTACTATTCCGGAGCGCGGCTGTGGGATGACGGCATGCTGGGTTTCACCGAGACGCGCCAGGCATTAGCCCTGGGTATTTCGACATCGCTCAACGCCGAGATTCCCGACCAGAAATACGGCGTGTTTAGGATGTAA
- a CDS encoding DinB family protein, which yields MNTTFKTMIWQQFGAAIDMLENAIVACPKEIWGDRPGPQEFWYIAYHTLFFLDYYMSESSEGFAPSAPFTLSELDPAGAFPDRVYTKDELLTYLKHGRNKCRARIEGLNDQTAHQRCGFERPEITVAELLLYKMRHVQHHAAQLNLILRQKTDSAPRWVGKSES from the coding sequence ATGAACACTACCTTCAAAACAATGATCTGGCAGCAGTTCGGAGCAGCCATTGACATGCTCGAAAACGCTATCGTAGCCTGTCCCAAAGAAATCTGGGGTGATCGCCCAGGACCTCAGGAGTTCTGGTACATAGCTTATCACACCCTGTTTTTTCTCGACTATTACATGTCAGAGTCGTCCGAAGGGTTTGCCCCTTCGGCCCCATTTACCCTGAGTGAACTTGACCCAGCGGGTGCTTTTCCTGATCGGGTCTATACGAAGGATGAACTGCTGACCTATCTCAAACACGGCCGTAATAAGTGTCGGGCACGGATTGAAGGCTTGAACGACCAAACGGCTCATCAACGTTGTGGATTTGAAAGGCCTGAGATCACTGTCGCCGAGTTACTTTTGTACAAGATGCGCCATGTACAGCATCACGCCGCCCAATTGAATCTGATCTTACGGCAGAAGACCGACTCCGCCCCCAGGTGGGTTGGTAAGTCCGAAAGCTAA
- a CDS encoding Zn-ribbon domain-containing OB-fold protein, with amino-acid sequence MSQFSARNWREYPARYRGEASKFKKSGKTYYPVRTIDPENGDTDYEIVRLADTGKIVTYTVIRVAPGQWGDTAPYALAIVDLTDGTRIFGQMCDVDVDTVKIGMEVRVEFRRIQTEGHHDILSYGHKFTPKWW; translated from the coding sequence ATGTCTCAATTTAGTGCACGCAACTGGAGAGAGTACCCGGCGCGGTACCGTGGCGAAGCCTCCAAGTTCAAGAAGAGTGGTAAGACCTACTATCCGGTGCGGACTATCGATCCGGAGAACGGCGACACGGATTACGAAATCGTGCGCCTTGCGGATACAGGAAAGATTGTAACCTACACTGTTATCCGGGTTGCTCCGGGTCAGTGGGGCGACACGGCTCCCTACGCGCTGGCTATCGTCGACCTAACCGATGGTACCCGCATTTTTGGGCAGATGTGTGACGTTGATGTGGATACGGTGAAAATCGGAATGGAAGTACGGGTTGAGTTCCGTCGCATCCAAACCGAGGGTCATCACGATATCCTCAGTTACGGTCACAAATTTACCCCGAAGTGGTGGTAG